In Helianthus annuus cultivar XRQ/B chromosome 9, HanXRQr2.0-SUNRISE, whole genome shotgun sequence, the following are encoded in one genomic region:
- the LOC110878330 gene encoding DExH-box ATP-dependent RNA helicase DExH17: MDSYSLKSVSDLPDPFRSTFSFRYFNSLQSECFSACFHSDINMVISAPTGSGKTVLFELCILRLLSKFMSQEGKFVHTKGTLKTIYISPSKALVQEKLRSWNQKLGSWGIYCLELTGDNESYNIRNIQEADIVLTTPEKFDSVTRFGIKDGGLSFFSDISLVLIDEVHLLNDPRGAALEAIVSRIKMIGRSPQMKTSPLAHVRFLAVSATIPNTDDLAEWLMVPTQGIKRFGEEMRPVKLTTKVFGYTPAKNDFLFEKRLQNYLFDLLMQYSSRKSALVFCSTRKGAQEAAQVLSQTAMTHGYSNPFIKSRDQQERLREASLSCGDKQMQSYILYGVGYHNGGLSPKDRSLIEGLFLNGDLQVLCTTNTLAHGINLPAHTVIIKSTQYYNKEKGIYTEYDRSMILQMCGRAGRPPFDDTGTVIIMTRRETAHLYENLLGGCELVESQLLPCVTEHLAAEIVQLTVPDITRAIEWMKCSYLYVRMKKNPQNYAIKKGLSGTHIEKHIQEVCVQKVKELSDYQMIWTDEDGFVLKPLEPGRLMTKYYLKFDTMKHIMKAPLNCSIEDALHIVCRAEETSWIQLRRNEKKLLNDINSDKDGRLRFHILGDKGKIKKRIQSREEKLFILANDCLTGDPLAHDLSLTQDMNSVCSNGCRIAKCMKEYFIYKKNYKGALNSILLAKSLHQKLWDDSPYLLKQLPGIGMVTAKALQSMGVKSFESLSEADPRKIEMVTGRKFPFGNHIKESLLSLPPKVDMKVEEITCPNYGKSKLVVTLTRLSQSPQTKRHYADMVVAVEEDNLIVFHEKIRVEEFTSPYSATILVTSPLQGKLTVKADLIFEEFIGIDVHQKAILMKNIINYDIRHINATKKFSLSQPTDVCIIDPECDYAPNVSADRPDKSTNSKNEEAFMPSFKLLDEDSDEGEPVVENNNDDHDDDDAAAVAVADDDDCKIVTERTIFDHIREKAKSLPSLAAKPTTEYPPSEETLSLIRKRTRDRQLALNDTEEFLDLTDGFNPCEESSEPDKHIRSKIPTGENIFEHIRKKAKSFPRIDEIRSISSKPSNTNFDLFADAKSNLIILDPEPVKPQCKEKSQKSPSLGNRQCCSLATTAETREGTDPFRGFKSVFSFL, translated from the exons ATGGATTCATACTCGCTTAAATCTGTCTCGGATCTACCAGATCCTTTCCGTTCAACTTTTAGTTTCAG GTATTTTAACTCGCTGCAGAGCGAATGTTTTTCTGCTTGTTTTCACTCGGACATCAACATGGTTATCTCCGCACCAACCGGCAGTGGCAAGACGGTGCTCTTTGAGTTATGCATCTTGAGACTTCTATCAAAGTTCATGTCCCAGGAAGGAAAGTTTGTTCATACAAAGGGAACTCTGAAAACA ATATATATATCCCCATCGAAGGCTTTGGTACAAGAGAAGCTCAGGAGTTGGAACCAGAAGCTCGGGTCATGGGGAATATATTGCTTGGAGTTGACTGGGGATAATGAATCTTACAATATAAGAAATATACAAGAAGCAGACATTGTCCTGACTACTCCTGAG AAGTTCGACTCAGTGACTAGGTTTGGCATCAAAGATGGTGGCCTAAGCTTTTTTAGTGATATATCACTAGTCCTTATCGATGAAGTCCACTTGTTAAATGATCCTCGCGGAGCTGCTTTGGAGGCAATAGTTAGTAGAATCAAAATGATTGGCCGCAGCCCTCAAATGAAAACAAGTCCACTTGCGCATGTGCGTTTCCTTGCTGTTTCTGCAACAATCCCCAATACGGATGACCTTG CTGAATGGCTTATGGTTCCTACCCAAGGGATTAAAAG GTTTGGTGAGGAAATGAGACCTGTAAAGTTGACTACCAAGGTTTTCG GTTACACCCCAGCCAAaaatgactttctttttgagAAG AGGCTTCAAAACTACCTATTTG ATCTCCTTATGCAATATTCTAGTCGCAAATCTGCACTAGTATTTTGCTCAACCAGAAAGGGGGCACAAGAAGCAGCACAAGTTCTGTCCCAGACTGCTATGACTCATGGTTATTCAAACCCTTTCATCAAAAGCAGGGACCAGCAGGAAAGGTTAAGGGAAGCTTCACTCTCATGCGGTGACAAACAGATGCAGTCTTACATCCTTTATGGTG TTGGTTATCACAATGGTGGACTGTCCCCTAAGGATCGCAGCCTGATTGAAGGTCTATTTCTCAATGGTGATCTTCAAGTTCTATGCACCACAAACACTCTTGCTCATGGAATTAACCTACCAGCACATACTGTTATAATCAAATCCACACAATACTA CAACAAGGAGAAAGGGATTTACACAGAATATGATAGATCGATGATACTGCAG ATGTGTGGGAGGGCAGGGCGTCCACCATTTGATGATACTGGaacggtcataataatgacaagAAGAGAAACG GCCCATTTGTATGAGAATCTGCTAGGTGGATGCGAATTGGTGGAATCTCA ACTGCTTCCATGTGTTACTGAGCATCTAGCCGCAGAGATAGTTCAGTTGACCGTACCAGATATAACAAGGGCAATAGAATGGATGAAATGCTCATATCTGTATGTGAGAATGAAAAAG AACCCTCAAAACTATGCAATAAAGAAAGGACTATCTGGTACTCATATAGAGAAGCATATACAAG AGGTCTGTGTTCAAAAAGTTAAGGAATTATCTGACTACCAAATGATCTGGACTGACGAAGATGGTTTTGTCTTGAAGCCTCTCG AACCTGGAAGGTTGATGACAAAGTATTATCTGAAATTTGACACAATGAAACACATTATGAAAGCTCCATTAAATTGCAGCATAGAAGACGCTCTTCATATTGTTTGTCGTGCTGAGGAAACTTCCT GGATACAGCTGAGAAGGAACGAGAAGAAGCTTTTAAATGACATAAATAGTGATAAAGATGGCAGGCTTCGGTTTCACATACTTGGAGATAAAGGGAAGATTAAGAAGCGCATACAATCCAGAGAAGAGAAACTATTTATTTTGGCAAACGATTGCTTGACTGGAGATCCTTTAGCCCATGATTTGTCTCTAACACAG GACATGAACTCTGTTTGTTCAAATGGGTGTCGAATCGCAAAATGCATGAAAgagtattttatatataaaaagaatTACAAGGGAGCTTTGAATTCAATCCTTCTAGCAAAATCTTTACATCAAAAACTCTGGGATGACAGTCCATATCTGCTGAAACAATTGCCCGGGATTGGTATGGTGACAGCAAAG GCTTTACAATCTATGGGAGTAAAGTCATTTGAATCCCTTTCTGAAGCAGACCCAAGGAAAATTGAGATGGTTACTGGTCGAAAGTTCCCGTTTGGCAACCACATTAAGGAATCATTGCTTTCACTTCCACCAAAAGTTGATATGAAGGTTGAAGAGATCACGTGTCCAAATTATGGGAAGTCGAAGCTGGTTGTGACATTAACAAGACTGTCACAGTCGCCACAAACTAAAAGACATTACGCTGATATG GTTGTTGCTGTAGAGGAAGATAACTTGATAGTTTTCCATGAGAAAATAAG AGTGGAAGAATTCACAAG CCCATATAGTGCAACAATACTTGTTACAAGCCCTCTGCAAGGAAAGCTGACTGTTAAAGCAGATCTGATTTTTGAAGAATTCA TTGGTATTGATGTACACCAGAAAGCTATACTGATGAAGAATATTATTAACTATGATATCCGCCATATAAATGCAACAAAGAAATTCTCCTTGTCCCAGCCAACCGATGTTTGCATAATTGACCCTGAATGCGATTATGCACCTAACGTCTCAGCTGACAGGCCTGACAAGTCAACAAATTCCAAAAATGAAGAAGCTTTCAT GCCTAGTTTCAAACTCTTGGATGAAGATTCAGATGAAG GCGAGCCTGTTGTTGAGAACAACaatgatgatcatgatgatgatgatgctgctgctgttgctgttgctgatgatgatgattgcaAAATCGTTACTGAAAGAACCATTTTCGACCACATACGTGAAAAAGCCAAAAGCTTACCTTCATTGGCAGCCAAACCAACCACTGAATATCCTCCATCTGAAGAGACATTAAGTCTTATAAGAAAGCGTACACGCGATAGGCAGCTTGCACTCAATGACACTGAAGAATTTTTAGACCTGACTGATGGTTTTAATCCATGTGAAGAATCAAGTGAGCCAGACAAACACATTCGGTCCAAAATACCAACTGGAGAGAATATATTTGAACATATAAGAAAGAAAGCAAAGAGCTTCCCTCGAATTGATGAAATTAGGAGTATAAGCTCCAAGCCATCCAATACTAACTTTGACTTATTTGCAGAtgcaaagtcaaatttaatcattttaGATCCAGAGCCTGTGAAACCGCAATGCAAAGAGaaatcacaaaagtctccaagtTTAGGAAACAGGCAATGCTGCTCATTGGCAACAACAGCTGAAACAAGGGAAGGCACAGATCCATTTCGTGGGTTCAAGAGTGTATTTTCGTTTCTGTAA
- the LOC110878329 gene encoding uncharacterized protein LOC110878329: MANAMGFFRLIRARTTTSSLASVIHPPKTPLSGTTEALKSFVRVFESPSGRCTRPLIISWKLHAQRYLHMTKSYTLGHEFNMGRLLGVSAVLGSFLLRPRYAHCMDGYASSADHHNMGMLGDSETDDNPHNFMIFAKKLMVPIALLLIVWMNWNHPVVLGVKVILTLLSTKPSPFSVYVFIKQLQQQYRGRHPILHKFKSLYATKVEVDDYTVLCIAKVEILDQKYTLLGVLGGWWVFEITSLRTALSGFRSRTLQILETAVSSEV, translated from the exons ATGGCGAACGCAATGGGATTTTTTCGTCTAATTAGGGCTCGAACCACCACATCATCTCTCGCATCGGTTATTCATCCTCCAAAAACTCCTC TATCAGGAACAACTGAAGCGTTAAAGAGTTTTGTAAGGGTTTTTGAATCACCATCTGGACGATGCACTCGTCCCTTGATCATTAGTTGGAAATTACACGCGCAGAGATATCTTCATATGACGAAATCTTACACTTTAG GGCATGAATTTAACATGGGGAGATTGTTAGGTGTGTCAGCTGTACTAGGATCTTTCTTACTCCGGCCGCGCTATGCACATTGTATGGATG GATATGCCAGCTCAGCAGATCATCATAACATGGGGATGTTGGGCGACTCAGAGACTGATGACAATCCACACAATTTCATGATTTTTGCAAAGAAACTGATGGTACCTATTGCTCTACTCTTAATCGTGTGGATGAACTGGAACCATCCTGTTGTTCTTGGAGTTAAAGTGATACTTACTCTTCTCAGTACAAAACCCAGCCCTTTCTCAGTTTATGTATTCATTAAACAG TTGCAGCAACAATACAGAGGCCGACACCCCATCTTACACAAATTCAAG TCATTGTACGCGACAAAGGTTGAAGTTGACGATTACACAGTACTGTGCATTGCTAAGGTTGAAATATTAGATCAGAAGTACACTCTACTGGGAGTTCTGGGTGGCTGGTGGGTTTTTGAAATTACATCTTTGCGAACTGCTCTTTCTGGATTTAGAAGCAGAACTCTACAAATACTAGAAACTGCTGTAAGTAGTGAAGTGTAG